A single Rubrivivax gelatinosus IL144 DNA region contains:
- a CDS encoding MFS transporter: protein MSRPFQPSAGEPLIAAAPAAAAGPVPAYAHHLSLLLMLALGVVSMMDAMIVGALITPIKAEFGFSDEQLGRMSSLFTLAGIAGAPVFGLLAGRWGRKPVLLAGVLLWSVASLLTGTAGGLAALLLWRALTGFGEAAYNSIAPGWLADLYRPRWRNFVFSLYMVKNKIGTALALALGGWLAAEYGWRTAFFVAGVPGIVLALLLGRVREPAIGATDAPAGGAAPAARRIGLRESLAVLRYRGYLLHVLALVFFYTAMSLQIWIPAFLHRAHALSNQQASAFLAQVLLFTLPVGIVGGLLASLVLQQRRWGYPAFLAATSMLAAAAFFEAYSAADLGRAQLFVALGTAAFGFSAGTLTTLVVETVPAPLRSAATALQIVLTSGIAGIVGPELVGLLSDAHTLQRAIFVGPACYLIAGVVWLAYAVAAALGAFAPAPEADAARR from the coding sequence ATGTCCAGACCGTTCCAGCCCTCGGCCGGCGAACCCCTGATCGCGGCAGCCCCTGCGGCCGCCGCCGGTCCCGTGCCCGCCTACGCCCACCACCTGTCGCTGCTGCTGATGCTGGCGCTGGGCGTGGTCTCGATGATGGACGCGATGATCGTCGGCGCGCTGATCACGCCGATCAAGGCCGAGTTCGGCTTCAGCGACGAGCAGCTGGGCCGCATGAGTTCGCTCTTCACGCTGGCCGGCATCGCCGGAGCGCCGGTCTTCGGCCTGCTGGCCGGCCGCTGGGGGCGCAAGCCGGTGCTGCTGGCAGGCGTGCTGCTGTGGAGCGTGGCCTCGCTGCTCACCGGCACCGCCGGCGGCCTGGCCGCCCTGCTGCTGTGGCGCGCGCTCACCGGCTTCGGCGAGGCGGCCTACAACAGCATCGCCCCGGGCTGGCTGGCCGACCTGTACCGGCCGCGCTGGCGCAACTTCGTGTTCTCGCTGTACATGGTCAAGAACAAGATCGGTACGGCGCTGGCCCTGGCGCTGGGCGGCTGGCTGGCGGCCGAGTACGGCTGGCGCACCGCGTTCTTCGTCGCCGGGGTGCCGGGCATCGTGCTGGCGCTGCTGCTCGGCCGCGTGCGCGAACCGGCCATCGGCGCGACCGACGCGCCTGCCGGCGGCGCCGCACCGGCGGCACGGCGCATCGGCCTGCGCGAGAGCCTGGCCGTCTTGCGCTACCGCGGCTACCTGCTGCACGTGCTGGCGCTGGTGTTCTTCTACACCGCGATGTCGCTGCAGATCTGGATCCCGGCCTTCCTGCACCGGGCGCACGCGCTGTCCAACCAGCAGGCCTCGGCCTTCCTCGCCCAGGTGCTGCTGTTCACGCTGCCGGTGGGCATCGTCGGCGGCCTGCTGGCCAGCCTGGTGCTGCAGCAGCGCCGCTGGGGCTACCCGGCCTTCCTGGCCGCGACCTCGATGCTCGCCGCGGCCGCGTTTTTCGAGGCCTACTCGGCCGCCGACCTGGGCCGCGCCCAGCTCTTCGTCGCGCTGGGCACCGCGGCCTTCGGCTTCAGCGCCGGCACGCTGACCACGCTGGTCGTCGAGACCGTGCCGGCGCCGCTGCGCAGCGCCGCCACCGCGCTGCAGATCGTGCTGACCTCGGGCATCGCCGGCATCGTCGGCCCCGAGCTGGTCGGCCTGCTGTCGGACGCGCACACCCTGCAGCGCGCGATCTTCGTCGGCCCGGCCTGCTAC
- a CDS encoding AraC family transcriptional regulator, with translation MHRPPEPARPIVPRPTSTAATRPLAPDQPAFTLYQFAGLLAERGEGAPVHGAFVSYAELRQLLERQWLPAERTQTLFRHAAGVSSRSFGRVAEASRAIGDTYERMAFCARNFRAPWSVRLERHADGGLSLFHFPKFHDPELKATLELFHFVNCVSVFRSHSGQAQPLTELGLTGAAGVSRSAIEQFFGCRVRFDADEGYCRFTREALQTSASTAAPAPMEVLLQACETEADEGASPRQTLLELLAADVEELTTADALARRLGISRRTLERLLEREGVTFLSLRREVVQLAAKRLLARRQPLEDIAAALGYSDARSFRRAFASWTGSTPARYRARQAGAAA, from the coding sequence ATGCACCGCCCGCCCGAACCCGCCCGCCCCATCGTCCCGAGGCCGACGAGCACGGCCGCGACCCGCCCGCTGGCGCCCGACCAGCCGGCGTTCACGCTTTACCAGTTCGCCGGGCTGCTGGCCGAGCGAGGCGAGGGCGCGCCCGTGCACGGCGCCTTCGTCTCCTACGCCGAACTGCGGCAGTTGCTGGAGCGCCAATGGCTGCCCGCGGAGCGCACGCAGACGCTGTTCCGGCATGCCGCGGGTGTCAGCAGCCGCAGCTTCGGCCGCGTCGCCGAGGCCTCGCGGGCCATCGGCGACACCTACGAGCGCATGGCCTTCTGCGCCCGCAACTTCCGCGCGCCGTGGAGCGTGCGGCTGGAACGCCATGCCGACGGCGGACTCAGCCTGTTCCACTTCCCGAAGTTCCACGACCCCGAACTGAAGGCGACGCTGGAGCTCTTCCACTTCGTCAACTGCGTTTCGGTGTTCCGTTCGCACAGCGGGCAGGCGCAGCCGCTGACCGAACTCGGGCTGACCGGCGCTGCCGGCGTGTCGCGCTCGGCGATCGAGCAGTTCTTCGGCTGCCGCGTGCGCTTCGATGCCGACGAGGGCTATTGCCGCTTCACGCGCGAGGCGTTGCAGACCTCCGCCAGCACCGCCGCACCGGCGCCGATGGAAGTCTTGCTGCAGGCCTGCGAGACCGAGGCCGACGAGGGCGCCAGCCCGCGGCAGACGCTGCTCGAACTGCTGGCCGCCGACGTCGAGGAGCTGACGACCGCCGACGCGCTGGCGCGACGCCTGGGCATCAGCCGCCGCACGCTGGAGCGCCTGCTCGAGCGCGAAGGCGTGACCTTTCTGTCGCTACGGCGAGAAGTGGTCCAGTTGGCGGCCAAGCGCCTGCTGGCCCGCCGGCAGCCGCTGGAAGACATCGCGGCGGCACTGGGCTACTCCGACGCCCGCAGCTTCCGGCGCGCCTTCGCCAGCTGGACGGGCTCGACGCCGGCGCGCTACCGCGCTCGGCAGGCGGGAGCGGCGGCCTGA
- a CDS encoding LysM peptidoglycan-binding domain-containing protein yields the protein MPESLPDPYAVRHGDTLWSLARRAGCSVADLQRWNKIADANRLQAGQTLYLSDQSAFGFSVLFLDALRAPIANLAYRLRFDTRTLNGTTGADGMTSRQVSKDANSTIAVVESGGRASFWRLNHGEGAHIPALLFERHIFSRRTKGRFDNAHPDLSWPVPYRKKSKIGEEDKRMHDGQVDADDAYGDYSSAYLRLIRAYSLDATAALEAASWGKFQILGTNYSLCGRPTPVAFVDQMCMSEAAQIGLLANFIQKKPPVWIDAKDTKKGKHPSLLESVRKKDWAMIAFNYNGPGYKTYSYDIKLRAAYEKYRSESKG from the coding sequence ATGCCTGAATCCTTACCCGACCCCTACGCAGTTCGCCATGGCGATACGTTGTGGTCCTTGGCCAGGCGAGCTGGCTGCAGTGTTGCCGACCTGCAGCGCTGGAACAAGATCGCCGACGCGAACCGGCTGCAGGCGGGCCAGACTCTTTACCTATCGGATCAGTCCGCTTTCGGCTTCAGCGTGTTGTTCCTGGACGCGCTGCGGGCACCGATCGCCAATCTCGCGTATCGCCTGAGGTTCGACACCCGAACCCTCAATGGCACCACAGGGGCGGACGGCATGACCTCGCGCCAGGTCAGCAAGGACGCAAACTCGACCATTGCCGTTGTCGAAAGCGGCGGTCGAGCCTCGTTCTGGCGCCTGAACCACGGTGAGGGCGCGCACATTCCCGCGCTGCTGTTCGAGCGCCACATCTTCAGCCGCCGCACCAAAGGTCGCTTTGACAATGCCCATCCTGATCTGTCCTGGCCCGTGCCATACCGCAAGAAGAGCAAAATCGGCGAGGAAGACAAGAGGATGCACGACGGCCAGGTCGATGCCGATGATGCGTACGGGGACTATTCGAGCGCCTACCTGCGCTTGATTCGAGCGTATTCCCTGGATGCAACAGCCGCGCTGGAGGCGGCGTCCTGGGGAAAGTTTCAGATACTGGGCACCAACTACTCGTTGTGCGGGCGCCCGACGCCGGTCGCATTCGTGGATCAGATGTGCATGTCAGAAGCCGCGCAGATTGGGCTCCTGGCGAACTTCATCCAGAAAAAGCCTCCCGTATGGATCGACGCAAAAGACACGAAGAAGGGCAAGCACCCAAGCCTGCTTGAGTCGGTTCGCAAGAAGGACTGGGCAATGATCGCTTTCAACTACAACGGCCCTGGCTACAAGACCTACTCGTACGACATCAAGCTCAGGGCGGCTTATGAAAAATATCGGTCAGAGTCTAAGGGGTAA
- a CDS encoding type VI secretion system Vgr family protein yields MIGHLQQQTDNRRQQPRGHGLDLATQAWGAVRAASGLLISAHGKPASTAGAMQLDTREPRFQLEQSAELARTLADSAHQRDARLPGDPEPAAMSSTKGLLASQDSLKGSDTTGDGSSSGGGAGTVPTLTRPDIVIAAPGGITGSTPAHTVASAGNTASFVAGQDLQQLAQANSATVVKDGLVFFTYGTAQNPRKPNTETGIQLHAATGNVNTQSQQGATRLTADRAFSVASTHGMVKVTAPQHILLTAAGAAIRIEGGNITLSAPGKVEFRANQKELGGPKSASAGAPQFPRPFGLSLEPETPPSAQLLDHADFPASWLPFGVATTTVWTQGGRLLARSQCGSLAVITLTPEPQPIVYRHETRAAPWSLEEYIDVADEPASPADEPEAPEDA; encoded by the coding sequence TTGATCGGCCACCTGCAGCAGCAGACCGACAACCGCCGCCAGCAGCCACGCGGCCACGGCCTGGATCTGGCCACGCAAGCCTGGGGCGCCGTGCGTGCGGCCAGCGGCTTGTTGATCAGCGCGCACGGGAAGCCCGCCAGCACCGCCGGTGCCATGCAGCTGGACACCCGCGAGCCTCGATTCCAGCTCGAACAGTCTGCCGAACTGGCCCGGACCCTGGCCGACAGCGCGCATCAGCGCGACGCCCGGCTCCCAGGCGATCCCGAGCCCGCGGCGATGAGCTCCACCAAGGGCCTGCTCGCCAGCCAGGACAGCCTCAAGGGCAGCGATACCACCGGCGACGGCAGCAGCAGCGGCGGCGGCGCAGGCACCGTGCCCACGCTGACGCGGCCGGACATCGTCATCGCCGCACCGGGCGGCATCACCGGCAGCACACCCGCGCACACCGTCGCCAGCGCCGGCAACACCGCCAGCTTCGTCGCCGGGCAGGACCTGCAGCAGTTGGCGCAGGCCAACAGCGCCACCGTCGTCAAGGATGGCCTCGTCTTCTTCACCTACGGCACAGCGCAGAACCCGCGCAAGCCCAACACCGAGACGGGCATCCAGCTGCACGCGGCCACCGGCAACGTGAACACGCAGAGCCAGCAAGGGGCGACACGGCTCACCGCCGACCGCGCCTTCAGCGTGGCCAGCACCCATGGCATGGTGAAGGTGACGGCACCCCAGCACATCCTGCTGACCGCCGCCGGGGCGGCCATACGCATCGAGGGCGGAAACATCACGCTCTCGGCGCCGGGCAAGGTGGAGTTCAGGGCAAACCAGAAGGAGCTTGGTGGGCCGAAGAGTGCTTCGGCGGGCGCCCCGCAGTTTCCCCGACCGTTTGGGCTATCACTCGAGCCGGAGACGCCACCTAGCGCGCAGCTGCTGGACCACGCCGACTTTCCTGCTTCCTGGCTTCCCTTTGGTGTGGCCACGACCACGGTGTGGACACAGGGCGGGCGCTTGCTGGCGCGAAGTCAGTGCGGCTCCTTGGCCGTGATCACGCTGACGCCCGAGCCGCAGCCGATTGTGTACCGACACGAGACGCGTGCCGCCCCCTGGAGCCTCGAGGAATACATCGACGTTGCGGACGAGCCGGCTTCGCCGGCTGACGAACCCGAGGCACCTGAAGATGCCTGA
- a CDS encoding IS5 family transposase, translating into MKQLGLGLNLSTKKTRKREFLEEMDRVVPWAALVEIVQPHYPRARTGRPPFALETMLRIHYLQQWFGLSDPAMEEALHDVPLYREFARLDGATQRLPDETTILRFRHLLERHDLAADMLRLVADLLQHKGLMLRTGTVVDATLIAAPSSTKNAEGERDPEMKQTRKGNNWYFGMKAHIGVDAASGLVHTVVATPANVNDLNVAGQLLHGEERNAFGDAGYQGVHKRPEARGPTWHVALRPGLRRLLDARDPQDAITERIEQLKASVRAKVEHPFRVLKRQFGFTKVRYRGLVKNTAQIQTLFALANLWMARRHLMGALG; encoded by the coding sequence ATGAAGCAGCTCGGACTTGGCCTGAACCTGTCGACGAAGAAGACGCGCAAGCGCGAGTTCCTCGAGGAGATGGACCGCGTGGTGCCGTGGGCGGCGCTGGTGGAGATCGTGCAGCCGCACTATCCGCGAGCCAGGACCGGGCGGCCGCCGTTTGCGCTGGAGACGATGCTGCGCATCCACTACCTGCAGCAGTGGTTCGGGCTGAGCGACCCGGCGATGGAAGAGGCGCTGCACGACGTGCCGCTGTACCGGGAGTTCGCTCGGCTCGATGGTGCGACGCAGAGGTTGCCCGACGAGACGACGATCCTGCGGTTTCGCCACTTGCTGGAGCGCCATGATTTGGCTGCCGACATGCTGCGCCTGGTGGCCGATCTGCTGCAGCACAAGGGCCTGATGCTGCGCACTGGCACGGTGGTGGACGCGACGCTGATCGCGGCGCCCAGCTCGACGAAGAACGCCGAAGGCGAGCGCGATCCGGAGATGAAGCAGACCCGCAAGGGCAACAACTGGTACTTCGGGATGAAGGCGCACATCGGGGTGGACGCGGCCTCGGGGCTGGTGCACACGGTGGTGGCCACGCCGGCGAACGTCAACGACCTGAACGTGGCCGGACAACTGCTGCATGGCGAGGAACGCAACGCCTTCGGCGACGCCGGCTACCAGGGCGTGCACAAGAGGCCCGAGGCGCGAGGGCCGACCTGGCACGTGGCCTTGCGCCCGGGGCTGCGTCGCCTGCTCGATGCTCGCGATCCCCAGGACGCGATCACCGAGCGAATCGAACAACTCAAGGCCAGCGTGCGAGCCAAGGTGGAGCACCCGTTTCGCGTGTTGAAGCGGCAGTTCGGCTTCACGAAGGTGCGGTACCGGGGACTGGTCAAGAACACGGCGCAGATCCAGACGCTGTTCGCTCTGGCGAACCTGTGGATGGCGCGAAGGCATCTCATGGGAGCCCTGGGATGA
- a CDS encoding LysM peptidoglycan-binding domain-containing protein: MSSNATSINDPYRVRPGDTLSDIAARCGTSVAELQRVNGLRDPHRLEVGQTLYLTQQEAFGFSVLFLDALRAPIAKLPYRLRFDGRTVEGTTGSTGLAPRHQTAQAASTISVEIRRPDGGWQLVLDTVSGYGHKLVTLVSSAIAFKGQTEPVLADVRPHLRDPLPRTIESAPSAPALGAPPQPKPVGSPSKNDPALVRVRKMQSNKGQPVIQVGIELPANLVKMFGLYQEDPITQADWENLAAQIKCEPEVLKAIAEVESKGRAFWRLNQGEGHTVPAILYERHIFSKCTKGRFDKYPDLSWPTGYRKRSELGAADAKMSDGRVDENDIYSDFASSYLRLVRAYALDSAGALKACSWGKFQILGENYTLCGQRRVEDLVSKMCSSEKSQLGMLASFIENKPAAWINPKNRKLGKHASLLQAVRAKNWQMIAFNYNGSSYKKNFYDQKMEQAYARHKKLSDENR, from the coding sequence ATGAGCAGTAATGCCACTTCCATCAACGACCCGTACCGTGTTCGGCCGGGCGACACTTTGTCGGACATTGCGGCCCGCTGCGGAACGTCAGTGGCCGAGCTGCAGCGCGTCAACGGCCTGCGTGACCCCCATCGCCTTGAGGTCGGTCAGACCCTGTACCTCACCCAACAGGAGGCCTTCGGCTTCAGTGTGTTGTTTCTCGACGCTCTGCGAGCGCCGATCGCCAAGCTGCCCTACAGACTGCGATTCGACGGTCGCACCGTCGAAGGAACGACAGGTTCGACCGGGCTAGCGCCGCGCCATCAGACTGCACAGGCAGCGTCCACGATCAGCGTGGAGATACGCCGCCCCGATGGTGGATGGCAGTTGGTGCTCGACACGGTCTCCGGTTACGGCCACAAGCTCGTCACGCTGGTGAGCAGCGCCATCGCCTTCAAAGGCCAGACCGAACCGGTGCTGGCCGATGTCCGGCCGCACTTGCGTGATCCTTTGCCCCGGACGATTGAGTCAGCGCCGTCGGCACCCGCTCTCGGCGCTCCACCGCAGCCTAAGCCGGTGGGCTCGCCGTCTAAGAACGACCCGGCCTTGGTGCGTGTGCGCAAGATGCAAAGCAACAAGGGCCAGCCGGTGATTCAGGTCGGGATCGAGCTGCCGGCCAATCTGGTCAAGATGTTCGGCCTATACCAGGAAGATCCCATTACACAGGCTGACTGGGAAAATCTCGCAGCGCAAATTAAGTGCGAGCCGGAGGTCCTCAAGGCCATCGCGGAGGTGGAAAGCAAGGGCCGCGCTTTTTGGCGATTGAATCAAGGCGAAGGTCATACCGTGCCCGCCATTTTGTACGAACGACACATATTCAGCAAATGCACGAAAGGACGTTTTGACAAGTATCCTGATCTTTCGTGGCCCACAGGATACCGGAAACGCAGCGAACTCGGCGCAGCGGACGCGAAGATGTCCGACGGCCGGGTGGACGAGAACGATATCTATAGCGATTTCGCCAGTTCTTATCTGCGACTCGTTCGTGCCTACGCACTGGACAGTGCGGGCGCTCTAAAGGCCTGCTCCTGGGGAAAATTCCAGATTCTCGGCGAGAACTATACGCTATGCGGACAGAGGAGAGTGGAAGATTTGGTATCGAAGATGTGCTCCTCCGAAAAATCGCAACTGGGCATGCTGGCGAGCTTCATCGAAAACAAACCGGCGGCATGGATCAACCCCAAGAACCGAAAACTTGGCAAGCACGCCAGCCTGTTGCAGGCGGTACGCGCCAAGAACTGGCAGATGATCGCATTCAATTACAACGGATCGTCGTATAAAAAGAACTTTTATGACCAGAAGATGGAGCAAGCTTATGCCCGTCACAAGAAACTCAGTGATGAAAACCGATAG
- a CDS encoding type VI secretion system Vgr family protein, translated as MSLADELIATLLGAPTQNERLLRLHTPLGANVLLAERLDGIEAVAPSADVPAGLRFTVHALATSAHLDFKQLIGQPVLLELELADASLRPWHGHVTAVGLEGSDGGLARYRLTVEPWLAFLGHRQDSWVFQDRSVMQIVDEVFADYQGQGRLAPAWRWDLADESVYPRRSLCIQFQETDLAFVLRLLREEGLFGWFEHIAAPDDDTLGGHTFVIADHNTAFATNRQPRVRYTQSGASLSEDSLVRWQRSVSVQAARLALASPDYRAGPQDAALRRASAVGSSAPVDALGLSDVPGQYAYEDGAQGERLARRQMEALDARRERVQGSGSWRSAAPGSTFTLTDHPVHDGSDDSRDRFAILAVRHRARNNLRADVKAGIDSLLGTIRRDAAGRSAELPNDSDEPLYQSTVTAQRAAVPVRLAADDEAGLPDPRLASRPSVHGVQTALVVGLGEPVHTDRDHRIKIQFHWQRGARSSHRLAHPAGDNAPASDASSTWVRVSEAVAGANWGSHFSPRVGQEVLVGFLGGDIDRPVVMGTVYNGLGRPDAQSNQTSAGAAGAGGCAPAWFPGEAAEGRLQAHQHGAVFSGHKSQELASSASGSGGCNQLVLDDSPGQGRIELSSSSAQTRLQIGHLLQQTDNRRQQPRGHGLDLATQAWGAVRAASGLLISAHGKPGSTAGAMQLDTREPRTQLEQSAELARTLADSAHQRDARLPGDPEPAAMSSTKGLLASQDSLKGSDTTGDGSSSGGAGTVPTLTRPDIVIAAPGGITGSTPAHTVASAGNTASFVAGQDLQQLAQANSATVVKDGLVFFTYGTAQNPRKPNTETGVQLHAATGNVNTQSQQGATRLTADRAVSVASTHGMVKVTAPQHILLTAAGAAIRIEGGNITLSAPGKVEFRAAMKELGAGRSASLDKPQLPRPQALTLRPSDPIHAELLDAQGIPADWLPTAFSAAVVLDASGKRLGRHSLSQPMANVVQTERTEPIAYRLTSDSGTSWLVEEYIDEPPADDDTEAVDDEQ; from the coding sequence ATGAGCCTCGCCGACGAGCTGATCGCCACGCTGCTGGGCGCACCAACGCAGAACGAACGGCTGCTGCGCCTGCACACCCCGTTGGGCGCGAACGTGCTCTTGGCCGAACGGCTGGATGGCATCGAGGCCGTCGCACCTTCGGCCGATGTCCCGGCCGGCCTGCGCTTCACGGTGCACGCACTGGCCACCAGCGCCCACCTCGACTTCAAGCAGCTGATCGGCCAGCCGGTACTGCTGGAGCTGGAGCTGGCCGACGCCAGCCTGCGACCGTGGCACGGCCACGTCACGGCGGTGGGGTTGGAAGGCAGCGACGGCGGCTTGGCTCGTTACCGCCTCACGGTCGAGCCCTGGCTCGCGTTCCTGGGCCATCGGCAGGACAGCTGGGTGTTCCAGGACCGAAGCGTGATGCAGATCGTCGACGAGGTGTTCGCCGACTACCAGGGACAAGGCAGGCTGGCGCCCGCCTGGCGCTGGGACCTGGCCGACGAGAGCGTCTACCCGCGGCGCAGCCTGTGCATCCAGTTCCAGGAGACCGACCTCGCCTTCGTGCTGCGCCTGCTGCGCGAAGAAGGCCTGTTCGGCTGGTTCGAGCACATTGCAGCCCCCGACGACGACACCCTGGGCGGGCACACCTTCGTCATCGCCGACCACAACACCGCATTCGCGACGAACCGGCAGCCCCGCGTGCGCTACACCCAGTCTGGCGCCAGCCTGTCCGAGGACAGCCTCGTGCGCTGGCAGCGCAGCGTCAGCGTGCAGGCCGCGCGGCTGGCGCTGGCCAGCCCCGACTACCGGGCCGGCCCGCAAGACGCCGCGCTGCGCCGGGCGAGCGCCGTCGGCAGCAGCGCGCCGGTGGACGCACTCGGCCTGAGCGACGTGCCGGGGCAGTACGCCTACGAAGACGGCGCCCAGGGCGAGCGTCTGGCGCGCCGCCAGATGGAAGCGCTGGACGCACGGCGCGAGCGTGTGCAGGGTTCGGGCAGCTGGCGCAGCGCAGCGCCGGGCAGCACCTTCACGCTGACCGATCATCCCGTGCACGACGGCAGCGACGACAGCCGCGACCGCTTCGCCATCCTGGCGGTGCGGCACCGAGCTCGCAACAACCTGCGCGCCGACGTCAAGGCCGGCATCGACAGCCTGCTGGGCACCATCCGGCGAGATGCCGCGGGACGCAGCGCCGAGTTGCCCAATGACAGCGATGAGCCGCTCTACCAGAGCACCGTCACTGCCCAGCGCGCCGCGGTGCCGGTGCGCCTGGCCGCGGACGACGAGGCCGGCCTGCCCGACCCGCGCCTGGCGTCGCGCCCCAGCGTGCACGGCGTGCAGACGGCCCTGGTCGTCGGCCTGGGCGAGCCGGTGCATACCGACCGCGACCACCGCATCAAGATCCAGTTCCACTGGCAGCGCGGCGCGCGCTCCAGCCACCGGCTGGCACACCCGGCAGGCGACAACGCACCGGCGTCAGACGCCAGCAGCACCTGGGTCCGGGTATCGGAGGCCGTGGCCGGCGCCAACTGGGGCAGCCACTTCAGCCCGCGCGTGGGCCAGGAAGTGCTGGTCGGCTTTCTCGGCGGTGACATCGACCGCCCGGTGGTGATGGGGACGGTCTACAACGGCCTTGGCCGCCCCGATGCCCAGAGCAACCAGACCAGCGCCGGTGCTGCTGGCGCTGGTGGCTGCGCGCCGGCCTGGTTCCCAGGCGAGGCCGCCGAAGGCCGGTTGCAGGCGCACCAGCACGGCGCCGTGTTCAGCGGCCACAAGAGCCAGGAACTCGCCAGCAGCGCGAGCGGCAGCGGCGGCTGCAACCAGTTGGTACTCGACGACAGCCCGGGCCAGGGCCGCATCGAGCTGTCCAGTAGCAGCGCGCAGACGCGGCTGCAGATCGGCCACCTGCTGCAGCAGACCGACAACCGCCGCCAGCAGCCGCGCGGCCACGGCCTGGACCTGGCCACGCAAGCCTGGGGCGCCGTGCGTGCGGCCAGCGGCTTGTTGATCAGCGCGCACGGCAAGCCCGGCAGCACCGCTGGCGCCATGCAACTGGACACCCGCGAGCCTCGGACCCAACTCGAACAATCCGCCGAACTGGCCCGGACCCTGGCCGACAGCGCGCATCAGCGCGACGCCCGGCTCCCAGGCGATCCCGAGCCCGCGGCGATGAGCTCCACCAAGGGCCTGCTCGCCAGCCAGGACAGCCTCAAGGGCAGCGATACCACCGGCGACGGCAGCAGCAGCGGCGGCGCAGGCACCGTGCCCACGCTGACGCGGCCGGACATCGTCATCGCCGCACCGGGCGGCATCACCGGCAGCACACCCGCGCACACCGTCGCCAGCGCCGGCAACACCGCCAGCTTCGTCGCCGGGCAGGACCTGCAGCAGTTGGCGCAGGCCAACAGCGCCACCGTCGTCAAGGATGGCCTCGTCTTCTTCACCTACGGCACAGCGCAGAACCCGCGCAAGCCCAACACCGAGACGGGCGTCCAGCTGCACGCGGCCACCGGCAACGTGAACACGCAGAGCCAGCAAGGGGCGACACGGCTCACCGCCGACCGCGCCGTCAGCGTGGCCAGCACCCATGGGATGGTGAAGGTGACGGCACCGCAGCACATCCTGCTCACCGCCGCCGGGGCGGCCATACGCATAGAGGGCGGGAACATCACGCTCTCGGCGCCGGGCAAGGTGGAGTTCAGGGCCGCGATGAAAGAGCTGGGGGCGGGCAGGAGCGCGTCACTCGACAAGCCGCAACTTCCACGGCCGCAGGCCTTGACGCTACGCCCCTCCGATCCGATCCACGCCGAATTGCTCGATGCGCAAGGCATTCCGGCGGACTGGCTGCCGACGGCGTTCTCCGCTGCTGTCGTTCTGGATGCGTCCGGCAAGCGGCTCGGCCGGCATTCCTTGAGCCAGCCTATGGCGAATGTCGTTCAGACCGAACGGACAGAACCTATTGCATACCGGCTGACGTCCGACAGCGGAACGTCCTGGCTTGTCGAAGAGTACATCGACGAGCCCCCTGCAGACGACGACACGGAGGCGGTCGACGATGAGCAGTAA